In Egibacteraceae bacterium, the genomic stretch AGTGAACGTCTCCCCAAAGTCATCAGACCGCGCGTATTGAATTGGGCGGACTGGACGCTCGTCCTCACCCGCACCGAACGTCCGTGTCCAGTACACCGCATGCAACGTCCCGTCTGAGCCGACCGCCAGGCCAGGGTAGTCGCCCCCTTCTACCCCGCTGATGTCAACCGGCTCGGCGAACGTCTCGCCGCCATCGTCGGAGGCCGCTACGTTGCTGCGCACCTTCCCCGAATCGTCCTGATGAAGACCTTGCCGCCATCCCACATAGACACGGGAGGAGTCGGAGGGATCGACAGCAAGCATAGGACCTTTGTTCGTATCGAGATTTGGATCGTCGGTGTCGGCGCGGAAAACCACGGTATGGTCAAACGTTCTCCCAGCATTGGTTGACCGAGCTAGGAACACGTGTCGGTGTGATTCTGTGCGCTCTTGGGGTTCCGACGGAAGCTCACTGGCCACGAAGGCCACATACAAAGTACCGTCCTCGGCGAACTGCAAAGTGGCGTATGGCCCGTACTCGGCAGTGAGCGTGCAATCGGTGAACTCCTCCGGCATGAGCTCGCCGCCTTCCTGCCAACTCCGGCCGTCGTCGGTCGAGATGTGGACGTTGCACGTCTGGCTGTGGCGGACCTCGCCTTCGACGATCACCAACTCCCCCGTATCAGGGTGCTGCCCGATCTGGGGCGAGCTGTGGGCTCTGGTGGGATCGGGGTCATGGGTGACCTGTACCGCACCGGTCGGAAACGGTTCCTCTTGTTGTGCCGCCGCGGGCCCGGATGCTTGCCCCATCACAAGCAGTGTCAATGCACCAACTATGGAATATGCTCCTGCCCTGTGCGACATCATAGTCATCCCCTTACATGAGATGGACATCTGTAGGAAGCGGTGCCGTGAAAGTCGATGTCCGCACCACAGCATCACTGGCTACCGCAGCGACGATCCTCAGCCCAGCGGTCATAAGGGTAACAACCCATTTTTGTCCCAGTAAGTGCCGTATAACTATAGCCATTTCTACATCTACATGTGTAGGGGCAGGTTCTGCGCCCTCGACAGCAAGGAGCCGAAGGTGGCTCGACTCGGCCCAGGCGGGGTTAAGCCGGAGTCCAGTCGTTGACGACGTCGTCACGCTCCGTGGCCGGAGACGTGCGCTCGACACCGCCTGCAGGTCAACGTCCAACCTTGTGGTATCCGCCCGGCTGGGACGCAGTCACTGCTCCATTCCACGTCTGTCGAGGGCGACTCGACTCATCGCCGGAATCGATCGAGGACATCCGCCAGGTCCTCCGGATACACGAGCGCGTTAGTACGTCGCAGTTCATCGACCGTCCACCACCGGTGGCCAGTCACCGTTGCCCGTTCCGTATCAGTCCATGCTTCGCCGCTGACCACGACAGCCTTCGATATGCGGACGAGGAAGATCGTTTCCTCTTGATCGTAGGTTTCCCCCTCGAAGACCCACTGGAATCGACGAGTGAACAGCAGCGGTCCTAGATGGCGGATCCGTCCACCGGTTTCTTCGAACGTCTCCCGGATCGCCGCCGCCTCAAGCGTCTCCCCCTCATGGATGGCACCGCCGACAAGGAACCATACAGGAGGGTCGTACGGCACAGTCCGGTCGATGCCTCGGAACAAGAGAATCCGGTCGTCAGGATCGATCATCAGCACCTTGGCACAGATGCGTTTCGTCGGCTCCACGGAACCTGTCAACCTGAATGAGGCAGATTTCTGAGAAAATTAGGCAGTCTGGAGGTCGCTGTCGTCGGGCCTGTTGATCCAG encodes the following:
- a CDS encoding NUDIX domain-containing protein, with translation MEPTKRICAKVLMIDPDDRILLFRGIDRTVPYDPPVWFLVGGAIHEGETLEAAAIRETFEETGGRIRHLGPLLFTRRFQWVFEGETYDQEETIFLVRISKAVVVSGEAWTDTERATVTGHRWWTVDELRRTNALVYPEDLADVLDRFRR